The proteins below are encoded in one region of Armatimonadota bacterium:
- a CDS encoding hemolysin family protein, producing MDSWTPVAVIAGLILLNGVFVAAEFAIVGAPRARIQYRAALGHRLARRVWDVLQDPQRQDRYVATAQLGITFASIGLGMYGEHVVADWLAEVFGSLGAGRWIAAHTVGSATAVVLLTYLHIVLGEMVPKALALQRAEQTAYWVTPLMGWLRTALYPLVAGLNGAGNSVLRLLGIRRQAATHHYYTPEELLYVVQESAEGGVLQRESGRMLRELFEFGDRTAAEVMVPRVRIVGIPIGATSQEISAILRAQPHTRYPVYRGDLDHVVGMVHIKDLLRLYGGRRSLELPDVRSVPFVPQTATLTAVLAAMRRARTQIAIVIDEHGGTSGLVTVEDLFEEVVGDIEESGGRRPDIYEDDTGRVRAAGTARLDEVGERFGRVLEHEEVDTVSGLVLALLGRPPAVGDAVTYDGLRFEVLAVKGYGVEECAIRRVDAEEGSR from the coding sequence ATGGATAGCTGGACCCCAGTGGCCGTCATCGCCGGTCTGATCCTGCTCAACGGCGTGTTCGTCGCCGCGGAGTTTGCCATCGTCGGTGCTCCCCGCGCTCGCATCCAGTACCGCGCCGCGCTCGGGCACCGTCTGGCGCGCCGGGTGTGGGACGTACTGCAGGACCCGCAGCGGCAGGATCGCTACGTGGCCACCGCCCAATTGGGCATCACCTTCGCCAGCATCGGGCTGGGCATGTACGGCGAGCATGTCGTCGCCGACTGGCTCGCCGAGGTGTTCGGATCGCTGGGTGCCGGGCGCTGGATCGCCGCCCACACAGTGGGCAGCGCGACGGCGGTGGTCCTGCTGACCTACCTGCACATCGTGCTGGGCGAGATGGTCCCCAAGGCTCTGGCGTTGCAGCGCGCCGAGCAGACGGCCTACTGGGTCACGCCGTTGATGGGGTGGCTTCGGACGGCCCTGTATCCGCTTGTGGCAGGATTGAACGGCGCGGGCAACAGCGTCCTCCGACTGCTGGGCATCCGACGGCAGGCGGCGACGCATCACTACTACACACCGGAGGAGCTGCTGTATGTCGTGCAGGAGAGCGCAGAGGGCGGGGTGCTGCAGCGTGAGTCGGGGAGGATGCTGCGGGAGTTGTTCGAGTTCGGAGACCGCACGGCGGCCGAGGTGATGGTGCCGCGGGTGCGCATCGTCGGGATCCCGATCGGTGCCACGTCCCAGGAGATTTCCGCGATCCTCCGCGCCCAGCCACATACCCGCTACCCGGTGTATCGGGGTGACCTCGACCACGTGGTGGGCATGGTCCACATCAAGGATCTGCTGCGGCTGTACGGCGGGCGCCGATCGCTGGAACTGCCGGATGTGCGGTCTGTGCCGTTCGTACCGCAGACGGCGACCCTGACGGCCGTGTTGGCGGCGATGCGCCGGGCGCGCACGCAGATCGCGATCGTCATCGACGAGCACGGGGGTACTTCGGGGCTCGTGACGGTCGAGGATCTGTTCGAGGAGGTTGTGGGCGATATCGAGGAATCGGGAGGGCGGCGTCCGGACATCTACGAGGACGACACCGGACGCGTGCGCGCGGCGGGAACGGCGAGGCTGGACGAAGTCGGCGAGCGCTTCGGGCGAGTGCTGGAGCACGAAGAGGTGGACACCGTCAGCGGTCTGGTGCTGGCGCTGCTCGGCCGGCCACCGGCGGTCGGTGATGCGGTCACCTACGACGGGCTGCGATTTGAAGTCCTGGCCGTCAAGGGGTACGGTGTGGAAGAGTGCGCGATACGACGCGTGGACGCAGAGGAGGGTTCGCGTTGA
- a CDS encoding secondary thiamine-phosphate synthase enzyme YjbQ: MEKIENAPGDGAAAREGMGVPTGREIHVKQVAGALFKVFTETFQIDSTEKYEVQNITEMVRSLPALAEVTHGIVHLQSLHTTTALFLNEFQGALLHDIKELLKRLVTETDRYLHNDPDYSDCERGNAVSHLRSLLVGNSVTIPISEGKLLLGRWQSVIFAELDGPQTRRVVAHVMGI; encoded by the coding sequence TTGGAGAAGATCGAGAACGCTCCGGGCGACGGCGCTGCGGCCCGGGAGGGCATGGGTGTGCCCACTGGGAGGGAGATCCACGTGAAGCAGGTGGCGGGTGCGCTCTTCAAGGTGTTCACCGAGACCTTCCAGATCGACAGCACCGAAAAGTACGAGGTTCAGAACATCACGGAGATGGTGCGCAGCCTCCCGGCCCTGGCCGAGGTCACCCACGGGATCGTGCACCTGCAGTCCCTTCACACGACCACCGCACTGTTCTTAAACGAGTTCCAGGGAGCGCTGCTGCACGACATCAAGGAACTGCTCAAGCGCCTGGTCACGGAGACCGACCGTTATCTGCACAACGACCCCGACTACTCCGACTGCGAACGCGGCAACGCGGTCTCCCACCTGCGGTCGCTGCTGGTCGGCAACAGCGTCACGATCCCCATCAGCGAGGGCAAGCTGCTGCTGGGGCGCTGGCAGAGCGTGATCTTCGCGGAACTCGACGGCCCGCAGACCCGCCGCGTCGTCGCCCACGTGATGGGTATCTGA
- a CDS encoding hemolysin family protein yields MTGAWLVVLFLISVNALYVLAEFAAVSVRRTQVRRLAEQGNRLAAMLLSVVEDRRALDTYVAACQIGITWSSLVLGAYGQATLAPRVAPLFESWGGLQQAAAHSTSAVVVLVGLTALQVVLGELVPKSAALQHPTPSALYTALPMRWSLAAYAWFIRLLNGSAWAVLRLLGMASTGHRHIHSPDEIELLIAQSRDAGLLEPDEHDRLRRALRLARRPVRQLMVPRPQMVALDLTAPADELVDRVLTAPYTRLPAYEGSIDRVVGVLHTKDFALCWLDGADAASVRASLRPPLFVPESMTADRVLARLREGRSHMAIVLDEFGGVAGLVTVEDVLGEVLGEVGDEFHAPEPAPEPMPDGRVRLPGRMPLDEAEAWLGTRWEGESETVGGLVVETLGRVPVAGERVNVRGVDVEVERVAGHAVLSVLATPLRPDGGGEDG; encoded by the coding sequence ATGACCGGGGCCTGGCTGGTCGTCCTGTTCTTGATCTCCGTCAACGCGTTGTATGTGCTGGCGGAGTTTGCGGCCGTGAGCGTCCGCCGGACCCAGGTCCGCCGGTTGGCAGAGCAGGGCAACCGGCTGGCCGCCATGCTGCTGTCCGTCGTGGAGGATCGCCGCGCCCTGGACACGTACGTGGCGGCGTGCCAGATCGGCATCACGTGGTCGAGCCTGGTACTGGGGGCCTACGGCCAGGCGACGCTGGCGCCCCGCGTCGCACCGCTGTTCGAGAGCTGGGGCGGGTTGCAGCAGGCCGCCGCCCACTCCACTTCGGCGGTGGTCGTGCTCGTTGGGCTCACGGCCCTGCAGGTCGTCCTCGGCGAACTCGTGCCCAAGTCGGCCGCCCTGCAGCACCCCACGCCCTCCGCCCTGTATACCGCGCTGCCCATGCGGTGGTCCCTGGCCGCCTACGCGTGGTTCATCCGTCTGCTCAACGGCAGCGCGTGGGCCGTGTTGCGCCTGCTGGGGATGGCGTCGACCGGCCACCGGCACATCCACTCGCCGGATGAGATCGAGCTGCTGATCGCGCAAAGCCGCGACGCGGGGCTGCTGGAGCCTGACGAGCACGACCGGCTGCGCCGGGCGCTGCGGCTGGCCCGGCGGCCGGTGCGGCAGTTGATGGTCCCCCGGCCCCAGATGGTCGCCCTCGATCTGACTGCGCCGGCCGACGAACTGGTGGACCGCGTCCTGACCGCTCCGTACACGCGGCTGCCTGCCTACGAGGGGTCGATCGACAGGGTCGTGGGCGTCCTGCACACCAAGGACTTCGCGTTGTGCTGGCTGGACGGCGCAGACGCCGCGTCCGTCCGCGCGTCGCTGCGGCCGCCCCTGTTCGTTCCCGAGAGCATGACGGCCGACCGGGTCCTGGCGCGGCTGCGGGAGGGGCGCAGCCACATGGCCATCGTGCTGGACGAGTTCGGCGGCGTGGCGGGGTTGGTGACGGTCGAAGACGTCCTCGGGGAGGTGCTGGGCGAGGTGGGCGACGAGTTCCACGCGCCCGAGCCCGCCCCCGAGCCGATGCCCGACGGACGCGTGCGGTTGCCCGGGCGGATGCCTCTCGACGAGGCCGAAGCGTGGCTGGGCACCCGATGGGAAGGCGAGTCCGAGACAGTCGGCGGACTGGTCGTCGAGACCCTCGGACGGGTGCCGGTGGCGGGCGAGCGCGTGAACGTGCGGGGCGTGGACGTCGAGGTGGAGCGCGTCGCGGGCCACGCCGTGCTGTCGGTCTTGGCGACCCCTCTGCGGCCGGACGGCGGAGGAGAGGATGGATAG
- a CDS encoding iron-sulfur cluster assembly accessory protein: MITITETAAGKLKEILAQEDAPKGHLRLFVAKGGCEGYTYGMGFDDEVREGDRVLEQHGVRLVVDPLTFKVMAGARIDYRRTPMGEGFAVHNPRAVATCGCGHSFKTQDDPGEPDPCEQAEDTR, translated from the coding sequence GTGATCACGATCACAGAGACCGCCGCGGGGAAGCTGAAGGAGATTCTGGCGCAGGAAGACGCGCCCAAAGGCCACCTGCGTCTGTTCGTGGCCAAGGGCGGTTGCGAGGGCTACACATACGGCATGGGGTTCGACGACGAGGTCCGCGAGGGCGACCGTGTGCTCGAGCAACACGGCGTCCGTCTCGTTGTCGATCCGTTGACTTTCAAGGTGATGGCGGGCGCGCGGATCGACTACCGCCGCACGCCGATGGGGGAAGGGTTCGCGGTGCACAACCCGAGGGCGGTCGCCACCTGTGGCTGCGGGCACTCCTTCAAGACGCAGGACGATCCCGGCGAGCCCGATCCGTGCGAGCAGGCGGAGGATACCCGATGA
- a CDS encoding RtcB family protein, whose protein sequence is MATQWTRVLRKLDDYRWEIPRDYKPGMRVPGLVYADESMLRQIGQDQALEQVANVATLPGIVRYSLAMPDIHWGYGFPVGGVAAMRADDGVISPGGIGFDINCGVRLLRTDLSEEEVRPKLRELVETLFRNVPSGVGSTGKVRVSMQEIDDVLRFGARWAVEKGFGTPADLDSIEAGGQLREADPANVSHRARERGKDQLGTLGSGNHFLEVQVVDQVYDARAAGAMGITAPGQVVVFIHTGSRGLGYQICEDYLKVMDRAGAKYGIALPDRQLACAPFGSPEGQDYFRAMCCAANFAWANRQMITHWVRESFARVLGRALEDIGLQIVYDVAHNIAKLETYPTNGELQRVVVHRKGATRAFPPGHPEVPARYRDVGQPVLIPGDMGRYSFVAVGTERAMAETFGSTCHGAGRVRSRKAAVRELRGVDVASVLERRGILVRAQNRGLLAEEASEAYKDVAEVVEVCHGAGISRKVARMRPIGVVKG, encoded by the coding sequence ATGGCGACCCAGTGGACACGGGTCCTCCGCAAACTGGACGACTACCGGTGGGAGATCCCGCGCGACTACAAGCCGGGCATGCGGGTACCCGGATTGGTGTACGCGGATGAGTCGATGCTGCGGCAAATCGGCCAGGACCAGGCCCTCGAACAAGTCGCCAACGTCGCTACGCTGCCCGGCATCGTCCGGTATTCCCTGGCGATGCCCGACATCCACTGGGGCTACGGCTTCCCAGTGGGCGGCGTGGCGGCGATGCGCGCCGATGACGGCGTGATCTCACCGGGCGGAATCGGCTTCGACATCAACTGTGGGGTCCGGCTGCTGCGGACCGACCTCAGCGAGGAGGAGGTCCGACCGAAGCTGCGGGAGCTGGTCGAGACGTTGTTCCGCAACGTTCCCTCGGGCGTCGGCAGCACCGGTAAGGTACGGGTGTCGATGCAGGAGATCGACGATGTGCTGCGCTTTGGGGCGCGGTGGGCCGTCGAGAAAGGGTTCGGCACGCCGGCAGACCTCGACAGCATCGAAGCCGGAGGACAGCTGCGCGAGGCCGACCCTGCCAACGTCAGCCACAGGGCGCGGGAGCGCGGCAAGGACCAGCTGGGCACCCTGGGCTCGGGGAACCACTTCCTGGAGGTCCAGGTCGTAGACCAGGTCTACGATGCCCGCGCCGCCGGGGCGATGGGCATCACCGCACCCGGCCAAGTCGTCGTCTTCATCCACACGGGGTCGCGCGGGCTCGGCTACCAGATCTGCGAGGACTATCTCAAGGTGATGGACCGTGCCGGCGCGAAATACGGCATCGCGCTGCCGGATCGCCAGTTGGCCTGCGCACCGTTCGGGTCGCCGGAGGGGCAGGACTACTTCCGGGCGATGTGCTGCGCGGCGAATTTCGCGTGGGCCAACCGCCAGATGATCACGCACTGGGTGAGGGAGTCGTTCGCACGCGTGCTGGGACGGGCCCTGGAGGACATCGGGCTGCAGATCGTCTACGACGTCGCTCACAACATCGCCAAGCTGGAGACGTACCCGACGAACGGGGAACTGCAACGCGTCGTGGTGCACCGCAAAGGCGCCACGCGTGCGTTTCCGCCGGGCCACCCCGAGGTTCCGGCGCGTTACCGCGACGTCGGCCAGCCGGTGCTGATCCCCGGCGACATGGGTCGCTACTCGTTCGTCGCCGTGGGCACCGAGCGCGCGATGGCGGAGACCTTCGGATCGACCTGCCACGGGGCCGGCCGTGTCCGCAGCCGCAAGGCGGCGGTGCGCGAACTGCGCGGGGTGGACGTCGCCAGCGTGCTGGAACGGAGGGGAATCCTCGTGCGCGCACAGAACCGCGGCCTGCTCGCCGAGGAGGCCTCGGAGGCCTACAAGGACGTCGCAGAGGTGGTCGAGGTCTGCCACGGCGCAGGCATCTCCCGGAAGGTGGCCCGCATGCGCCCGATCGGCGTGGTCAAGGGGTGA
- a CDS encoding acyl-CoA dehydrogenase family protein yields the protein MDFDLTEAQRIVQQSVGDFAAREVRPQAAAWDREGRFPHEVVPRLAELGLLGMTIPEQYGGSELDTVSIALAIERIAWADGALALTVASHNSLCASHIARFGSSWQKARYLPPLAAGEALGGWCLTEPHAGSDAAAIRTRAERRGSVYVLNGSKVFVTQGSVAGVYVVLAVTDPTRAREGISAFIVERQTPGVRVGKKEDKLGLRASDTAEVVFEDAEVPEDNRIGEEGAGYEQAMRVLEGGRIGIGAMAVGIGRASLEASLAYARQRHAFGQPIAQFQAVQWMLADMAMELDAAWLLVLRSAWLADRQLPFRREASMAKLYASEAARRATNKAVQIHGGYGFIKDYPVERYYRDVKLCEIGEGTSEIQRLIIARETLG from the coding sequence GTGGACTTCGATTTGACCGAGGCCCAGCGGATCGTGCAGCAGTCGGTCGGCGACTTCGCCGCGCGCGAGGTCCGGCCGCAGGCCGCGGCCTGGGACCGCGAGGGGAGGTTCCCGCACGAAGTGGTGCCCCGGCTCGCCGAGCTCGGGCTGCTCGGGATGACGATCCCGGAGCAGTACGGCGGCAGCGAACTCGACACGGTGAGCATCGCGCTGGCGATCGAGCGCATCGCCTGGGCCGACGGCGCGCTCGCGCTCACCGTTGCTTCGCACAACTCGTTGTGCGCGTCGCACATCGCACGCTTCGGCAGCTCGTGGCAGAAAGCGAGGTACCTGCCGCCCCTGGCGGCCGGGGAGGCATTGGGTGGGTGGTGCCTGACCGAGCCCCACGCCGGCAGTGACGCTGCAGCGATCCGGACCCGAGCGGAACGGCGCGGGAGCGTGTACGTGCTCAACGGTTCCAAGGTCTTCGTGACGCAGGGGTCCGTTGCCGGCGTGTACGTCGTGCTCGCCGTGACCGATCCCACGCGCGCGCGAGAGGGGATCAGTGCATTCATCGTCGAGCGCCAGACACCCGGTGTGAGGGTGGGCAAGAAGGAGGACAAGCTGGGTCTACGCGCGTCCGACACCGCCGAGGTCGTCTTCGAGGATGCCGAGGTGCCGGAGGACAACCGCATTGGTGAGGAGGGCGCCGGATACGAGCAGGCGATGCGGGTGCTGGAAGGCGGCCGCATCGGAATCGGCGCGATGGCGGTGGGGATCGGGCGGGCGTCGCTGGAGGCGAGCCTCGCGTACGCGCGGCAACGGCACGCGTTCGGGCAACCCATCGCGCAGTTTCAGGCGGTGCAGTGGATGCTGGCCGACATGGCGATGGAGCTGGACGCCGCGTGGCTGCTGGTTCTGCGCTCGGCGTGGCTCGCCGATCGGCAGCTGCCGTTCCGGCGCGAAGCGAGCATGGCCAAGCTGTACGCCTCCGAGGCGGCGCGGCGAGCCACCAACAAGGCCGTCCAGATCCATGGCGGGTACGGTTTCATCAAGGACTATCCGGTCGAGCGCTACTATCGCGACGTCAAGCTGTGTGAGATCGGCGAGGGAACCAGCGAGATCCAGCGGCTGATCATCGCCCGTGAAACGCTCGGGTGA
- a CDS encoding NifU family protein: MHERVQRVLDTIRPYIQADGGDIELVDVADGVVQIRLAGACVGCMYSMMTLQAGVERMIREEIPEIKAVEAVPF; encoded by the coding sequence CTGCACGAGCGCGTCCAGCGGGTGCTCGACACCATCCGGCCCTATATCCAGGCCGACGGGGGTGACATCGAACTGGTCGACGTCGCCGACGGCGTCGTGCAGATCCGACTCGCCGGGGCGTGCGTCGGCTGCATGTACTCTATGATGACGCTGCAGGCCGGCGTCGAGCGCATGATCCGGGAGGAGATTCCCGAGATCAAGGCCGTGGAAGCCGTTCCCTTCTAG
- a CDS encoding methylcobamide--CoM methyltransferase, protein MITTVVGSYPKVPDLPAPGKWRTGAEKLQRGQITPEAFRAIEDEVTREVIAEQVEAGLDLITDGQIRWEDGQTYFARRMGGFSIDGLQRWFDTNVYYREPVCEGEVTWREPITVEDYRFAVSSSPRPVKPVVTGPYTIARLSQNRHYPTFAEFVLALARTLNRELHALAAERPSWIQVDEPAITQYKPDFPLFRDAMAVLVEGVDAPLALYTYFGDVAGIYPQILDLPFGLIGLDFVAGHRNWEVVQDARFPDDRVLGFGILDARNTRMETVDEVRAALDRVAKIVPLDRLHLSPSAGLEFLPRRVARAKIARIAEVKRVVEGVTA, encoded by the coding sequence TTGATCACGACGGTTGTCGGCAGTTACCCGAAGGTTCCGGATCTGCCAGCTCCCGGCAAATGGCGCACCGGGGCGGAGAAGCTGCAGCGCGGCCAGATCACCCCCGAGGCCTTTCGGGCGATCGAGGACGAGGTGACGCGGGAGGTGATCGCGGAGCAGGTCGAAGCGGGTCTGGATTTGATCACCGACGGCCAGATCCGGTGGGAGGACGGTCAGACCTACTTCGCGCGGCGGATGGGGGGCTTTTCGATCGACGGCCTGCAGCGGTGGTTCGACACGAATGTCTACTACCGGGAGCCGGTGTGCGAGGGCGAGGTCACCTGGCGGGAGCCGATCACCGTCGAGGACTACCGGTTCGCGGTCTCGTCCAGCCCTCGGCCGGTCAAGCCGGTGGTGACCGGGCCGTACACGATCGCGCGCCTGAGCCAGAACCGCCACTACCCGACGTTTGCTGAGTTCGTGCTCGCGCTGGCGCGTACGTTGAACCGTGAACTCCACGCGCTGGCCGCCGAACGTCCGTCGTGGATCCAGGTCGACGAGCCGGCCATCACCCAGTACAAACCTGACTTTCCGCTATTCCGGGACGCGATGGCGGTTCTGGTCGAAGGCGTCGACGCGCCGCTGGCGCTGTACACGTACTTTGGCGACGTGGCCGGGATCTACCCGCAGATCCTCGATTTGCCCTTCGGTCTGATCGGACTGGACTTCGTTGCCGGCCACCGCAACTGGGAGGTGGTCCAAGACGCCCGGTTCCCGGACGACCGGGTTTTGGGTTTCGGGATCCTCGACGCGCGCAATACGCGCATGGAGACCGTCGACGAGGTACGGGCGGCGCTGGACCGGGTGGCGAAGATCGTGCCGCTCGACCGCCTCCACCTCAGTCCCAGCGCCGGACTGGAGTTCCTGCCCCGCCGGGTGGCCAGGGCGAAGATCGCGCGGATCGCCGAAGTCAAGCGCGTCGTCGAGGGGGTGACCGCATGA